The nucleotide window TTTGTCATGCAAAGGAGCACTCCCTTCTTCAACTGCCAAAAGCGACCGTGTCAGCCAGAGAAGAAGAAAGAGCCGTTTAAACATCGATCACTACACAGCCCGAGAGTTTGTCATGAAGCGTCTGATGCAATGGGGAGAAGAATGCAAAAAGAAATCCAACATAAAAGAACATCTCGGAGATCAGACGGACAGAAGCACGCCAGAAGGCCTGTGTGAAGGAGAGTCTTTCTCCATTGAGCATATCGACCGCTTTGATCTTCATGATGTATTTGCCCAGTGTCATGCCGCTCTGCCATATCAAGAGTGTATGGTAAAGTACTTTGATCGCAAGGACAATGGCAATATTATCCATAATGAACTGGTTGACAAGTGCTATGGATTCTTCATTGACCTCTGTCACACCGGACATCAGTGCAGTCATTTGAGAAGAAAAGATGATCATTAAAAAGAAATTGATCACCATATCGTCGATCACGAATGACCAGATACGTTTGCCATTGGAAGCGATGGGCAATGAAATCTCATGCATTTCAGCCCTTAGAGTGCCTGGTAGGCGATGTCGGTACGACACTGCTTTCCGGCAAAGTGGACCTGTCCTACAAGCATGTAAGCACGTTTCTGTGCCTCGGCGATACTCTCACCAAGTCCCACACAGACCAGTACCCGTCCACCCGTCGCATAGAGTTTTCCGTCTTCTCCACGGCTTACCCCGGCATAGGAAATATGTGCATTTCCCTCAAGGTCCGGATGGTGGATATCATCTACGATGATCTCGGCAGGCGGAGAAGACTTGTAAGGGTAATCCTTGCTTGCCATCACCACGCCTACCGCGTATTTGTCATAAAATTCTATCTTGGCTGACTTGAGGTCACCGACTGCCGCCTTGTAGAAAAGCTCACTCGCAGGTGATTTGAGCAGGGGCATCAGCTCTTCACACTCAGGATCACCGAAACGCACATTGTACTCAAGAATGATCGGTTCGCCTTTGACCACCATGACACCAATGAAAAGCACGCCTGTAAACGGCATTCCTTCCTCTTCCATCCCTTTGAGTGTCGGTTTGATGACACGTTCATCCAGCTTGGCATAGATCTCGTCATTGACCAAAGGTGTTGGTGCATAGGCTCCCATGCCACCGGTGTTCGGTCCTTCATCATTGTTGAGAAGTCTTTTATGGTCCTGTGCTGCGGGAAGCACCACATAATCTTTACCGTCACAGATCGCAAAGACCGACAGCTCATAGCCGTCAAGGAACTCTTCGACCACGATGGAGGTACCCGCATCCCCGAAAGAGTTCCCCGAAAGCATCTCCCCCGCCGCCTTCTTCGCCTCGTCACGGCTCTGGGCGATGATCACCCCTTTGCCGCCGCAAAGCCCGTCCGCTTTGACAACGATCGGTGCTTCAAGCGTATTGATGAACTTGTATGCCTCTTCAAGAAGACTCGTTTCGATATATCTGGCCGTAGGCACATTATGCCGTGCAAGAAAGTTCTTCATGAATATCTTCGAACCCTCCAGCTGGGCCGCCTTTGCCGTAGGACCGAATATCATCAGCCCTCTGGCCTTGAAGACATCAACGATCCCCGCTACCAGCGGTGCTTCAGGCCCTACGATCGTCAGGTCCACTCCATTTTCTTCCACGAAGTCCGCCAATTCATTGAAATCGCTGATGCTCAGATTCTCGCCCAGCTCATCCGTCGCACCGTTACCCGGGGCAAAATAGATCTTTTCCACATTCTCATCTTTTTTAAGCGCCAAACCGATAGAGTACTCTCTACCGCCGGAACCTATGATCAATACATCCATGATTTTCTCCGAAAAAATTTAAAACTATGATTTTGCAAGTTGCCTGACATTTTATTTAGTAGTGGTAATCATTGTGCGTAGAGGATTTTCAAAAAGGACTGAAGGCGAACTTCCCCGTTCGTCGATGGCCTTTTTGGAAGTCCTATGCGTGCAAGAATTGCCACTAATAAAGGCCCGAGTGGCCGTTCTGTTCAAGTCGGCCCGAAAAAGCCAACGGTGCAGGAGAGAGCGGACCTTTAGGAGGCAATTTCTCGCAGGTTGCCCTGCTCGAACGAAAATGTCTACACACCAGTCCGACTACATGTCCCACTAAGATTAATGTTGGACCCCATATACAGTCATCGAACCACTCAGGTTAAATAGATTATACCCTATTTGCTGTTAGAAGTGAATGATTTTCCTATTTTTTTAAAGGGATTTTGCTTTTTCGATACAGGCTGAGATAAGAGGCTCGTCCGCTATGACATACGCTGCATTCTCAGGGAGGTGTACTTTGGTCGCCCTCCCTATGACCACAGCCGTGTAACTCTCATCCCATTTGAAGTTCTTCAAAAAGCAGTGGATCGTTGAGGGTGAGGTAAAAATGATAATGGCATTTTTGACCGGTTTTTCCTCTTCCGTATACTCTATGCACCCCGTTTCATAGATGATCTGCTCCTGCAGTTCTATCCCCGCTTTTTCCAAAAAACCTTTGGAATCAAAAGAGACCTCTTTAGGACGCAGGTAGAGGATCTTCCGCCCTGAAAAATAGTTCACGATATCCTGGCTGAGTGCTTCACCATAAAAGGATTTCGGATGATAGAGCACCTCTCCTCCCAAGGATTCGATCTGCTGTTTTGTCGCTCCACCTATGGCGATACAGGGATACTCTTTCCAGCGTTTGTCGATCCAGTCCGCTGTGACCACAGCCTGTTTGGAGGTGAACATCAAGGTATCGCATTGTGAGAAATCTATACGGTCCGCTACCGTTTCAAAACGGATCATCGGCAAAGAGCGTGTATCTGCCCTGGATGTCGGGGAGAGAAGATAGATCGTTCTTTGGACCGACATCAGTGAGAAACTTTTTCCAGATCTACCAGCGGTGTGCCGTGCAGCATGGCCCTGTTGATATCCTCATCATCATACGGATCGAAATGCGGGGTGATCATCCAGCGCCTTTTGGGATCGAGCTTCATGATCTTGTCTTCCACTTCATCCGCGATCCGGTGAGCTTCAAGCAGGAGCATATTGGGACGCAGCACCATGTGGAACTCCACGAAGTTGGTAATACCGTCCGTCCGTGTCTTGAGCCAATGGTAACTCGTCACTTCAGGGTGGTTGGAGATGATCTCCCCTATCTGGGCTACCATTTCACCATCGAGTGATTTATCCAGCAGTATCTCTATACCTTCAACAATAATCTCATAGGCAGAGTAGATAATGTAAATTCCGATCCCCAGACCGAAGATCGCATCGATGGCATGAAGGTCCGTCAGGTAGACAAGGCCCAGTGCAACCAGTACTGCTGCATTGCTCCAGAGGTCTGTCTTGTAATGCAGTGCATCCGCTTTGATGACAAGGTTGTCGGTCTCCCTGGCGATCCGCAAAAGATACTTCACAAGCAGATAGGTGACCACGATGGAAAAGAGCATTGCCATGATGGAAGGGGTAAGCAGTTTCGTTTCACTCCCATGGATCAGCTTTTCGATCGCCACATAAATAATGTATATACCTGAGATCGTGATGATCGTTCCTTCTATGACCGAGGCGATCGCCTGGATCTTCCCTTTGCCGTAGTGGTAAAAATCGTCCGGGTCCTCTTCCGACTTTTTGATGGCAAAGAAGTTGAACATAGAAACAGCCATATCGAGCAGTGAATCGATAGCCGAGGCAAGTACGGCGACCGAACCGCTGGCGATACCGATAGTGAGTTTGACGAAGACCAGCAGTGTGGCGACCGTAGTCGAGACGACCGTTGCTCTTTTTTGTGGTGACATATTTGAAGTCAAACCAATTCCTCTAAATTTAACGTAGGGTCGGTTTACCGACCTTTTTGTTAATCGTTTTTTGTTTGTGATCGGTAAACCGACCCTACGAACAGATGGAAATTATAGCATGAGAAGAGTTAAACCACGGAAGAATATTTTAAAAGGTGGGCGAGAAGCCCACCCTGCGTATTAAAGGGCTTTTGTCGCCAGCTTCGCAACCCTTTGGGCAAAGGCACCTTTGTCTTTTGGCTCCAGCCCTTCTGAGAGCTTGGCCGAGTCAAGCAGGATCCAGGAGAGGTCTTCGAAGAGGGATTCATCTTCGACTGTATCCAGTTTCTTGATCATCTCATGGTCCGGATTGATCTCAAGGATAAGAGGTATCTCCGGCATCTCCTGTCCCATCTGTGCGAACATCGCCGCCATACCGGCCATCGGGTCGGATGCATCTTTGAGTACACAGGAAGGGCTCTCGGTCAACCTTGTCGAGATCTTCACCTCTTTGACCTCTTCACCCAAAACCTCTTTGATCTTGTCAGTCAGAGGCTTGAACTCTTTGCTGATCTCCTCTTTTTCCTCTTCGGTCTTGCTATCCGGCGCATCGATGGTCGTGATATCTTTGAATGTCCACTCTTTGTAGGAGCCGATCATCGGTGTGACAATACTGTCCACCTCACTGTCATCCATGATGAGCACTTCGATATTCGCTTTTTTATAGGCTTCGAGCAGCGGTGAATTTCTCAGTACCTTCTCATCTTCACCTACAATATAATAGATCTCTTTCTTTTCGGAATCTCCGCGCGAAATGTAGTCATCCAGAGAGATCATCCCCTCTTCGCTCGAACTCTTGTAGCGTACGATCTCAAGCAGTGTCTCTTTGTTGGTATGGTCCGTATAAATCCCCTCTTTGATCACCCTGTTGTACTGCTCGGTGAAGATCTCCATCTTCTCGTTGTCGAGTTTCTTAATGGCTCCAAGGATCTTCTTGACAGAATTCTGCTTGATATTCGCCAAAATCCTGTTCTCCTGAAGGAGCTCACGTGATACGTTCAGCGGCAGGTCTTCCGAGTCGATGATACCTTTGACGAATCTCAGGTACGGCGGTAAAAGCTCTTTGTCATCATCGGTGATGAAGACACGTTTGACATAGAGCTTCACACCAGGCTGGTAATCTGCTCTGTACATATCCATCGGGGCTCTTTTGGGAATGTAAAAGAGTGTAGTGAACTCATTGGCACCCTCCACTTTGTTGTGCAGATAGGTGAGAGGCTCGTCATCGCCATGGGAGATGGTCTTGTAGAACTCAATGTAATCCTCTTCTTTCAGTTCCGATTTCGGTAGCGTCCAGAGTGCCGTTGCCTCGTTGATCTGCTCAGATTTCTGAACGGTCTTCATCTCCTTCTCGTCACCCTCGCCTGTCGTCTCCTCTTCACTGTAATTCAGCATGATCGGATAGGCGATATGGTTTGAATACTTCTTGACGACCTCCTGAACCCTCCATTTGTCGAGGAACTCTTTTTCATCCTCTTTGAGTTTGATGTACACCACGGTACCATGCTCTTCTTTGGTGACCGGCTTGATCTCATATTCACCCGTACCATCCGTCGAGAACATATAGGCCTGCTCTTCGCCCGCTTTCTTGGAAATGACATCGACCTTCTCAGCCACCATAAATACCGAGTAGAATCCTACCCCGAACTGGCCGATAAGATTGGAATCTTTTTTTGCATCACCTGTCATCTGCTCCATGAAAGCTTTTGTTCCCGATTTGGCAATGGTTCCAAGGTTCTCCATGAGATCCTCTTCATTCATACCGATACCGTTGTCACCAATCGTCAAAGAGTTGTCTTCTTTGTCGAGTTTGATGGAGATTTTCCCGCTCCAGTTCTCCTCTTTGAATTTGTCATCCGTAAGTGAAAGGTAATTGAACTTGTCCAATGCATCACTCGAATTTGAGATCAGCTCTCTTAAAAATATCTCTTTGTTTGAATAGAGTGAATGTGTCATGAGCTTGAGAAGCTGCCCAATCTCTGTTTGAAACTGATGTTTTGCCATAGTGTTTCTCCTGTATCGTCTTAATTTTTTGGGATTATAGTATATTTTTAGATAAATTTCAAGTTTTTTTGAAAGATAGTTTAGTGTATATGACTAAACTATGATATATTTTTCAGATATGTGTTGAAATCTGCTATACTTTTCAGATGAAAAAACTGTACCTGATAAGACATGCGAAATCGGACTGGAGCGACCTGAGTAAAAATGATTTTGAACGGGGGCTCAATAAGCGGGGCAAACGTTCCATACCCTTAATGGCAGAAGCACTGAAAAAAAGAGGGATCATGCCGGACCTCATACTTTCAAGTGCGGCAAAACGGGCCAGGAAAACGGCAAAAGGGTTGGCAAAAGAGCTAAGATACAAGGATGAGATCGTTTTTGATGAAGCACTCTACTTTACAGAGCCTGAAGAGATGATAGCATATATCCAAAGGACAGAAGATCGTTATGAGAGTGTTTTTCTTATCGGCCACAACCCTGAGATGACGGAGCTGAGCAATATGCTCACAGAGACCTACATAGACAATATCCCGACACTGGGCATCGTTGGGTTGACATTGCCCATAGAAAAATGGGAAGAGTTCAAAGCCCACAAAGCCAAAATGGACTTTTTCATCTTTCCGAAGATGTTCAGTACTTAAATACTATTTTTTGCTTGTAGAAGGACATCCCATCTGCTGATGCTGCGCCGTCAGTTTGTTTCTTCTTTTGTTCGCATCTTTAAGCATTCTGGATTTATCTGCAGAGTTCGTGATCTCATATGCCGGCATCGCCACGATATACTCTTCTGCCTGAGAAGCAGTCATACCCGAGATCGTTGCAATGAACTCATCCACCTTGATCAGCTTCTTGTCGATCTGGACACATTCACTGGTATTATCCGTATTCACCAATGGCACATCCGGTGTATTGCATCCGCTTAGAAGTCCAACCATTGCCAATGCTGTCACTGTGATCGTAAGTTTTTTATTCATGAAAATCCCTTTGTTTTAATGAAAATAGTATAGCAGAAATAGTCTGAATGGACAGCAGGTAGCAGGTAGCAGGTAGCAGGTAGCAGGTAGCAGGTAGCAGGTAGCAGGTAGCAGGTAGCAGGTAGCAGGTAGCAGGTAGCAGGAATTTTTCATGGATACTATTACATGAAGCTTAAACTGGGGGGGGGGAGGGAGAAACACTTGCCCTTAGTTTGTGTCAGATTTGGATGTTTGTGCAAAGGAGCTTGCTCCAAAGCAAGTGACTGAGCCACATCATCCAAAAATGACATGAAATAAGGAGCAAGTTACTCCCATTCGATGGTTGCTGGGGGCTTGGAGGATATATCATACACCACCCTGTTGATCCCATCGATCTCATTGATGATCCTGCGGCTCATCCCCTCAAGCACATCATGCGGTACATGCGCGAAGGTCGCAGTCATCCCGTCTACAGATTCTACCATTCTGATACAAACAGTATTGTCATAGGTACGGTTGTCTCCCATCACACCTACGGACTGCACATTCAGCAGCACGGTGAATGCCTGCCATACCTTGTCGTAGTAACCTGTCGCTTTGAGTTCTTCCTGCATAATGGCGTCCGACTCGCGAAGCAGTCTGAGTGCCTCTTCGTTCACGTCACCCATAATTCGGATCGCCAGACCAGGCCCGGGGAAGGGGTGTCTGCCTATCATATCTTTTGGCAAGCCTAGCTCGAGCCCAAGTTTTCTGACCTCATCTTTGAAGATCTCTCTGAGAGGTTCTACCAATTCAAAGGTCATCCAGTCAGGCAGTCCGCCCACGTTGTGGTGAGACTTGATGGTCTTTGACGGTCCTTTGACAGAAACCGATTCGATGACATCGGTATAGAGTGTTCCCTGGGCAAGGAAAGAGACATCGGTATGTTTTTTCGCTTCCGCATCAAAGACCTCGATGAACTTCTCACCTATCGCTTTACGCTTTGTTTCAGGGTCGGTCACACCTGCCAACACTTCCATGAACTCTTTTTTCGCATCGATGGTAATAAGCGGGATATCGAGCAGTTTGAACATCGCCTGTACCTGCTCCGCTTCATCTTTTCTAAGCAGTCCCTGGTCTACGAAGACACAAATAAGCTGCTCTTTGGGCAGTGCCTCATGCAACATCGCAGCCACTACGGAAGAATCGACCCCACCACTCACGCCGCAGAGTACTTTTTTGTCACCCACCTGCTCTCTGATCTGTGCGATCTTCTCTTTGGCGAATGAACCCATGTTCCAGGTGCTCTCACAGCCGCAGATATGTTTGGCAAAGTTCTTCAGCAGTTTGGTACCCTCGACGGTGTGGTGTACTTCCGGGTGGAACTGGAAAGCGTAAATATGGGCATCTTCATTGGCAATGGCCGCATACGGAGAGTTCTCACTGGTCCCGACCACTTCAAAACCTTCCGGCAGTCTCTCCGCCCTGTCTCCATGGCTCATCCAGACAATGGAGTCCTGGGCGACATCTTTGAAGATCGGAGAGTCTTCCTTCTCAATGTGTAGTTTTGCCTTGCCATATTCATGATGGTCCGCAGCGATCACAGAACCGCCGAAGTGCTGTGTAATAAGCTGCATACCGTAACAGATACCAAGGATCGGAAGACCAAGATCCCAGATACCCTCATCCGGATGGTAGGCATCCTCTGCATAGACCGATGCAGGCCCACCTGAGAGGATGATCCCCTGAGGCTTTCTGGCCTTGATATCTTCGATCTTTTCACGGTACGGAACCACTTCGGTGTAGACACCTGACTCTCTGAGTTTTCTGGCAATGAGCTGTGTATACTGGGAACCGAAATCGAGGACTAAGATTGGAACTTGTTTCATAAATGATATCCTTCTATATTATATGAATAAATCTTTCGTAAAAAACTTATTGATATATTACGTAGGGTCGGTTTACCGACCACATATTAAAAGGTCGGTAAACCGACCCTACAAACATTGCTTATCCCAGATGCAGGACAATGAACTGTACATACCAGATCGCAACGGAAATGATATAGCCTACCAGTACCGTCCAGGCATATTTCATATGGGCTGAGAAGGTATAGATACCGTGCAGTTTTCCCATCACACCGACACCCGCTGCCGAACCAAAAGAGATGAGTGAACCGCCCACACCGGCTGTCAGCGTTACAAGCATCCACTGCTCCTGCGTATAGGCACCCATATTCGGGTCGGATTTCAGTACCGCTGACATGACCGGAACATTGTCGACCACGGCTGAAAGGAAACCGACACCGATATTCACTGCTGTCGGACCGAACTGGTCGTAGAGTGCCGTAAAGTACTCCAGGAAACCAAGGAAGTGCAGTCCACCCACCGCTGCAAGGATACCGAAGAAGAAGAGCAGTGTATCGTTCTCGATCTTTGCGATCCAGGAAAACGCATTCAACTGTGTCGGGCCGGCATTCTGGTTAATGTAGTATACATACATCTTGAGGAAAGCCAGACCGAACATCATACCCCACATGGCAGGCAGATGCAATACCTGGTGAGAGATGACAGCCATAGAGATGGTCAACGCGAAAAGTCCGATGATCTGCTTACCGCCTTCAAGGATCTCCGCTTTCTTCTCATCTGCATTGAACGGAGGCTCTCCCTCCGGAACAAAACGGCTGAGAAGGAAGGCTGTCACGAACCATCCTACAATAGATGCAGGGAAGAGGTAGAGGAATTCTGTGAAGTTCGCTTTACCGTCCACCCATACCATCAGGGTCGTGATATCACCAAACGGCGACCAAGCACCACCGGCATTGGCTGCAACGACGATGTTGATAGCACCCGGTACCAGGAAGGCCCTATTCTCTTTATCGATCGTAATAAGTACCGTTGAGAGGATCAGTGCCGTCGTCAGGTTATCTGCCACAGGGGAGATGAAGAAGGCCAGCACTCCTGTGACCCAGAAAAGTTTTTTGTAGCTGTATCCTTTGGAGACAAGATTGTAACGCAGTGCAGAGAAGACCCCACGGTCGATCATCGCCTCGATATAGGTCATGGCAACAAGAAGGAAGAAGAAGATCCCTGCAATCTCATAGATAAGCAGTTCAACCTCATGTTCAAGCCGATGCCCGTCAAGCCCGTTGATCGCAAAGTATACCCCGATGAGCATAAAGATACCCGTACCGCCGAGCAGTGCCGGTTTGGCTTTGTTGATATGGTATTTGTCTTCCGTTGCAATGAAGTAGTAGGCGACAACGAATACAATGAAAGAGAGTATCCCCACCCATGTTGTTGTCAGGTCCAAATGTTGTGCCGCTGTTCCCGCTGCTGCTGCCGCTTCTGTCATATTTTCTCCTAAGTGTAGTATGTTGCTGTACATCCGAAAGCTAATCAGCTTCCATATAGTGTGACCCCAGGGATTCTGTACGTGCCAGTACCGCCTCTACGATCGCAGATGCGGTATTGAGACGCAGCTGAAGCAGTCGTCCGATCTCATGGTTCTTCATGTCGTAGATCAGGTTTTTCGCTTCATGAAGCCCCTGTGTCGTCCTAATGATCCCTATATCCTCCCACATCACCTGACGCAGTTTCTGTTTATAGGATTTATCATTTTCTTTGTGCAGAATATTACCGTAATCTTTCTCAAATTCAGGTGTTTTGATCTGCTGATGCCCCCGGCCCAAAAGATGATCGATCGCACGCTTGGCGAAAACCACTGCTTCAAGCAGGGAGTTGGAAGCCAGCCGATTGGCACCATGTACCCCCGTACGTGCTGCCTCTCCGATGACATAAAGACCTTCCATCCCCGGGATGCAGCCGTTCACATCACATTTTATCCCGCCGTTGGCATAGTGGAATGCCGGAGAGATCGGCACCCTGTCCTTGGGAAAATGGTACCCCAGCGCCGCAAAGGTACGCGTGATGTTCGGGAAACGCTGTTCGAACCATTTCTCCTCGAACATCGAAAAATCAAGGTAGGCCTGTTTCCCGGTATTTCGCTTATGTTTGAAGATGCCGCGGGCCACGATGTCACGGCTGGCAAGCTCTCCACGTTCATCATATTCGAAGAGGAAACGTTCCCCATCCTCATCGACTACATGAGCACCCTCCCCTCGAAGGGCTTCGGTCAGAAGCAGTTTTCTAGCATACGGCGTATCGACAAAGACCGTCGGGTGGAACTGCATGAATTCCATATCGGAGAGTTCAATACCTTTTTCGACACAGATACCGTGGATATCGGCGGAGACCGTCCGTGAATTGGTGTTGTACGCATAGAGCGAACCCACACCGCCCGAAGCGATGATCACATCATCGGCATAGATGGTGGTAGGTTCGTAGTTGACCGTGGCCTTGACACCGTAACACCTGCCATTCTCGATAAGCAGGTCATAGACCAGTGTATTTTTCTGGAGCTGATGCCTGTTCTGCACCATCATGAAATAGTGCATATAGCGTCCAGTCGCATCTCCTCCGGCATGCACGATACGTTCTACCGAATGTGCAGCCTCTTTGGTATAGAGAATATGCCCATCCTCCGCACGGTCAAACTCCATTCCCTTTTCAATGATATCAGGGGTCGTCTCCAGAGAAGTACGGGAGAGTATTTCGACTGCCTCCCTGATGTTATGGTAGGCACCCGCAGCCATGGTGTCCGAGACATGCAGCGGCACATCATTCTCATCGAGTGCGGTTGCCATACCGCCCTGGGCATAGAATGTATTACACTCCCATGGAATATCTTT belongs to Sulfurovum riftiae and includes:
- a CDS encoding RDD family protein is translated as MHEISLPIASNGKRIWSFVIDDMVINFFLMIIFSSQMTALMSGVTEVNEESIALVNQFIMDNIAIVLAIKVLYHTLLIWQSGMTLGKYIMKIKAVDMLNGERLSFTQAFWRASVRLISEMFFYVGFLFAFFSPLHQTLHDKLSGCVVIDV
- the purD gene encoding phosphoribosylamine--glycine ligase produces the protein MDVLIIGSGGREYSIGLALKKDENVEKIYFAPGNGATDELGENLSISDFNELADFVEENGVDLTIVGPEAPLVAGIVDVFKARGLMIFGPTAKAAQLEGSKIFMKNFLARHNVPTARYIETSLLEEAYKFINTLEAPIVVKADGLCGGKGVIIAQSRDEAKKAAGEMLSGNSFGDAGTSIVVEEFLDGYELSVFAICDGKDYVVLPAAQDHKRLLNNDEGPNTGGMGAYAPTPLVNDEIYAKLDERVIKPTLKGMEEEGMPFTGVLFIGVMVVKGEPIILEYNVRFGDPECEELMPLLKSPASELFYKAAVGDLKSAKIEFYDKYAVGVVMASKDYPYKSSPPAEIIVDDIHHPDLEGNAHISYAGVSRGEDGKLYATGGRVLVCVGLGESIAEAQKRAYMLVGQVHFAGKQCRTDIAYQAL
- a CDS encoding uroporphyrinogen-III synthase, which translates into the protein MSVQRTIYLLSPTSRADTRSLPMIRFETVADRIDFSQCDTLMFTSKQAVVTADWIDKRWKEYPCIAIGGATKQQIESLGGEVLYHPKSFYGEALSQDIVNYFSGRKILYLRPKEVSFDSKGFLEKAGIELQEQIIYETGCIEYTEEEKPVKNAIIIFTSPSTIHCFLKNFKWDESYTAVVIGRATKVHLPENAAYVIADEPLISACIEKAKSL
- a CDS encoding cation diffusion facilitator family transporter; the protein is MSPQKRATVVSTTVATLLVFVKLTIGIASGSVAVLASAIDSLLDMAVSMFNFFAIKKSEEDPDDFYHYGKGKIQAIASVIEGTIITISGIYIIYVAIEKLIHGSETKLLTPSIMAMLFSIVVTYLLVKYLLRIARETDNLVIKADALHYKTDLWSNAAVLVALGLVYLTDLHAIDAIFGLGIGIYIIYSAYEIIVEGIEILLDKSLDGEMVAQIGEIISNHPEVTSYHWLKTRTDGITNFVEFHMVLRPNMLLLEAHRIADEVEDKIMKLDPKRRWMITPHFDPYDDEDINRAMLHGTPLVDLEKVSH
- the htpG gene encoding molecular chaperone HtpG, which gives rise to MAKHQFQTEIGQLLKLMTHSLYSNKEIFLRELISNSSDALDKFNYLSLTDDKFKEENWSGKISIKLDKEDNSLTIGDNGIGMNEEDLMENLGTIAKSGTKAFMEQMTGDAKKDSNLIGQFGVGFYSVFMVAEKVDVISKKAGEEQAYMFSTDGTGEYEIKPVTKEEHGTVVYIKLKEDEKEFLDKWRVQEVVKKYSNHIAYPIMLNYSEEETTGEGDEKEMKTVQKSEQINEATALWTLPKSELKEEDYIEFYKTISHGDDEPLTYLHNKVEGANEFTTLFYIPKRAPMDMYRADYQPGVKLYVKRVFITDDDKELLPPYLRFVKGIIDSEDLPLNVSRELLQENRILANIKQNSVKKILGAIKKLDNEKMEIFTEQYNRVIKEGIYTDHTNKETLLEIVRYKSSSEEGMISLDDYISRGDSEKKEIYYIVGEDEKVLRNSPLLEAYKKANIEVLIMDDSEVDSIVTPMIGSYKEWTFKDITTIDAPDSKTEEEKEEISKEFKPLTDKIKEVLGEEVKEVKISTRLTESPSCVLKDASDPMAGMAAMFAQMGQEMPEIPLILEINPDHEMIKKLDTVEDESLFEDLSWILLDSAKLSEGLEPKDKGAFAQRVAKLATKAL
- a CDS encoding SixA phosphatase family protein, producing the protein MKKLYLIRHAKSDWSDLSKNDFERGLNKRGKRSIPLMAEALKKRGIMPDLILSSAAKRARKTAKGLAKELRYKDEIVFDEALYFTEPEEMIAYIQRTEDRYESVFLIGHNPEMTELSNMLTETYIDNIPTLGIVGLTLPIEKWEEFKAHKAKMDFFIFPKMFST
- the guaA gene encoding glutamine-hydrolyzing GMP synthase, giving the protein MKQVPILVLDFGSQYTQLIARKLRESGVYTEVVPYREKIEDIKARKPQGIILSGGPASVYAEDAYHPDEGIWDLGLPILGICYGMQLITQHFGGSVIAADHHEYGKAKLHIEKEDSPIFKDVAQDSIVWMSHGDRAERLPEGFEVVGTSENSPYAAIANEDAHIYAFQFHPEVHHTVEGTKLLKNFAKHICGCESTWNMGSFAKEKIAQIREQVGDKKVLCGVSGGVDSSVVAAMLHEALPKEQLICVFVDQGLLRKDEAEQVQAMFKLLDIPLITIDAKKEFMEVLAGVTDPETKRKAIGEKFIEVFDAEAKKHTDVSFLAQGTLYTDVIESVSVKGPSKTIKSHHNVGGLPDWMTFELVEPLREIFKDEVRKLGLELGLPKDMIGRHPFPGPGLAIRIMGDVNEEALRLLRESDAIMQEELKATGYYDKVWQAFTVLLNVQSVGVMGDNRTYDNTVCIRMVESVDGMTATFAHVPHDVLEGMSRRIINEIDGINRVVYDISSKPPATIEWE
- the nhaD gene encoding sodium:proton antiporter NhaD, with the translated sequence MTEAAAAAGTAAQHLDLTTTWVGILSFIVFVVAYYFIATEDKYHINKAKPALLGGTGIFMLIGVYFAINGLDGHRLEHEVELLIYEIAGIFFFLLVAMTYIEAMIDRGVFSALRYNLVSKGYSYKKLFWVTGVLAFFISPVADNLTTALILSTVLITIDKENRAFLVPGAINIVVAANAGGAWSPFGDITTLMVWVDGKANFTEFLYLFPASIVGWFVTAFLLSRFVPEGEPPFNADEKKAEILEGGKQIIGLFALTISMAVISHQVLHLPAMWGMMFGLAFLKMYVYYINQNAGPTQLNAFSWIAKIENDTLLFFFGILAAVGGLHFLGFLEYFTALYDQFGPTAVNIGVGFLSAVVDNVPVMSAVLKSDPNMGAYTQEQWMLVTLTAGVGGSLISFGSAAGVGVMGKLHGIYTFSAHMKYAWTVLVGYIISVAIWYVQFIVLHLG
- the nadB gene encoding L-aspartate oxidase, with translation MQKYDVLIIGAGIAGLYAAMQLPKSKKVLVVCKDIPWECNTFYAQGGMATALDENDVPLHVSDTMAAGAYHNIREAVEILSRTSLETTPDIIEKGMEFDRAEDGHILYTKEAAHSVERIVHAGGDATGRYMHYFMMVQNRHQLQKNTLVYDLLIENGRCYGVKATVNYEPTTIYADDVIIASGGVGSLYAYNTNSRTVSADIHGICVEKGIELSDMEFMQFHPTVFVDTPYARKLLLTEALRGEGAHVVDEDGERFLFEYDERGELASRDIVARGIFKHKRNTGKQAYLDFSMFEEKWFEQRFPNITRTFAALGYHFPKDRVPISPAFHYANGGIKCDVNGCIPGMEGLYVIGEAARTGVHGANRLASNSLLEAVVFAKRAIDHLLGRGHQQIKTPEFEKDYGNILHKENDKSYKQKLRQVMWEDIGIIRTTQGLHEAKNLIYDMKNHEIGRLLQLRLNTASAIVEAVLARTESLGSHYMEAD